The following are encoded together in the Fimbriiglobus ruber genome:
- a CDS encoding response regulator has protein sequence MTGREPAKQAQASRGTCVTDPSVAGTKTRIATEVILVVDDERMIRTLITRALQTRGYTVLDACNGHEALALARGYKGTIHLTITDVRMPGLPADEFVAQLRGDRPMVRVIYISGQFSSADLSSGLPGQQAAILPKPFSPTTLTTRVREILDAEE, from the coding sequence GTGACCGGTCGCGAGCCCGCCAAGCAGGCGCAGGCTTCTCGCGGCACCTGTGTCACCGATCCATCCGTAGCGGGCACCAAGACCAGGATCGCGACCGAAGTGATCCTGGTGGTCGACGACGAACGAATGATCCGGACGTTGATCACACGGGCGCTGCAGACCCGCGGGTACACGGTCCTGGACGCCTGTAACGGCCACGAAGCGCTCGCGCTCGCCCGCGGCTACAAAGGCACGATTCATCTGACGATTACCGACGTGCGGATGCCCGGACTGCCGGCCGACGAATTCGTCGCCCAGTTGCGTGGGGACCGCCCGATGGTCCGCGTGATTTACATCTCGGGCCAATTCTCCTCGGCCGATCTCTCGAGCGGACTCCCCGGCCAGCAAGCCGCGATCCTTCCCAAACCATTCTCGCCGACAACTCTTACGACCCGGGTTCGTGAGATACTCGACGCCGAAGAATAA